The DNA window aatgtAGTATTTCTTAAGGTATGTTCAGTGCTCTTTTAAAATCACCAAAGTATATCCACAACTTTTAGTAAAGTCTTGAAAATCAAACCAGACCATGATGTTTAATACTTAGTATGTTCCATGTTCCTCTATCATGTGCTTTGATTTTGATACATCCTGAATCCTCACTGGGTGTCTGATGTACCAAATTTGGCAAGGTAAGCCAAGGAGGAAATAGAGCATGTCTCCATTGGTGGACAACAAAGTGTTCCCACTTGTTTTCAAAACTCTTTCCCTTTTAGGCCATGCCAATttggaaactggaaaaaaaacaaaacaaaacatgctgTTGGGACTACTTACAGGGCATTTCAATTGGCTACATAGAACTTCATGTGCTGTTTGGGGCACAAATTCATTATGGCCCCAAGGAAAAGAACAAATGCTGACCACAAGGACAGATAGAACATTGTTTATCACATTAACCTGGTATCCCACTCCCTCTCAGCAAAGCTAGACAAATAATTCAGCTTAATTATAATTGACCTGGTTATAGACTCAAGCCTGGAAATGAATCTTGGGGGCAGCAGTCATGGAGACTGTGTAGGTAACAGGGCCAGAGCTGAGTGAAGTTATAACGCAGAGACTGTTGCCTGTTGGTGACCTTCATCTTCTATTTTTAtgctgttttcctcttttccaggCCAACTTTCATTACATACTTACTTTCTTTTCTGTGTTCTCTCAAGGTGTTCTATTCCTGTCACGCTTAAAGTTGACTTATATTTTGGAATTGTCTTGATACTTTACCCTTCCTGTGTATTTGGCTTTTAAACAAAGATGGCAATTACAGAGCAATGCCCAGCACAGAGGTGTATGTCCTACGACTTGGGATTCAGTTCCATCTCCACCAATCACTGGTCAGTACCCATCTTTTCAGAGTCTCAGTTATTTACCTGTAAAATCAGGACAATTAAAATTACTTCCCTAGTTGAatgaggattaagtaagataaCACCTGTAAAAAAACTGCTTTGGTAAACCATGGATTATTATGAACATGTTTAGTTATTTTCATAATTAGATGAATATCATTAACTTTTGCATTTCCGTCACAGGATTGCAATTTCCTCGAAAGCCTGGAGATGCTTTGTTTACCAGTGATCCCTAGAGATTGGAACTGGGCCAGGCATTTAGGAGGGATGCAACAGctgttattaaatgaatgaatgaatcaatgggAGACCACGGGAGAAGAGGGTATTTTGAGACCCAATATTTTGCTGAATGTACCATCCTTGTGTCCCTTATGTGCCTGAACAGTCCTCATTAGCCATAGAAGAGAAGCACAATTCTCTTTCTTGACTGACCAGTAAACTGACAGTTTAAGTGAAGTCTTCATCCCTATAGATGTTGGAATTACAGTTTATGAGGTCCTTTTGTTGCCTACTATAAGCCAAAGCTATTTCTCTGAAGTAGGCAGGAAAAATTATTTGATCCTAAAACTCATACTTAAAAGGAAAGGCtagtagtgtattttttgttAGTTACTGTGCTTCCAAATTTTGAGCCAGGGTAACCACTAGGGCTAGATGTCATAATACAGCTACACCTATTACTTCTGCTAAGTGCCATCCTAAATTAAACATCACTTctactatttttttaagtataattactTCAGAGAGCATAAAGAGCTAAAATCTGCCTGTGTGAAATTGACATGGAAAACATCTACCTCTCCTTTTTATCTCTGCTACTAAACCCTGGGCTACAAAAGCACTAGATGTGGGGTTCAGCCTACAGAACCTGTGTGTTGGGTGTCTTCTATTTGCAGATCCATTCTCTACCCTTCTCTATCCTGCTGGGGGCCCACAGAGTCTGACTGATATGGACTGCGTGAATGGGCTCCCTCACTTCCAGTTTAGAACAGGGAAGGCACAGGCAGGAGAACGGAGGGCAGAAGAAGAATGACATTTTGGGAAGTTATTCCCCTGGTTCCTTCTCTGATggtccaccaaaagacacagtggacggctgccctggtggtgcagtggttgagagtccacctgctgatgcaggggacacgggttcgtgtcccggtccaggaagatcccacatgccacggagcagctgggcccgtgagccatggccactgagcctgcatgtccggagcctgtgctccgcaatgggagaggccacaacagtgagaggcccgcgtaccgcaaaaaaaaaaaaaaaagacacagtggATGCCAGGCTTTCTTCACACAGCCACCCTCTCTTAGAATGGGGGATTACTTCCTTCCTTTGTGTTACTAGGGCGAGATAACAGCTCCCTGTTGCTACCAGCCCCAGAGTACTGCCTGTCTCTTGTTGGTTTCCTTAAACCCTACCCACATCTTTGTATAGAgtcattttgttaaatgcttctcAAATGAACCAATTTAAATGTGCTGTCTCTCACGTGCCAGGACTCTGACTGATACACCTCGTGTGCAGAGAGAATATAATGCATCTGTGAGTTTGGTCTTTCTATCTTAGGTCCTTAAAAATTAGCCAGTAGCTGAATAGAAACCATCttctatccattcctctgttattCACTGACAACTGAGGGACATTTTTATAGCTCTAAATTATTCCATAAATTTTTACATGCATTCTTTCCACCAATCCTATACTCACAGGATTGTGAGGTAGGTGATCATCAGTAGTGGTATCATATAACACAGAGACCCTCACAATGTGTGCAGCCTCAACAGCAACCGTGTCACCTGGGACcttgtaaaaatataaattattgggTTTagtcccagacctactgaatcagaaatttggGAGCCAGCAATCTGGGCAacagtctgtgttttaacaagccttccaaAGGATTCTAATACATgctaaagtttgaaaaccactgatgtaACATATGGTTACCCATACATTTTAATGTTAGGGACACTATCCTCCACTCCCCCACCCACCACTCCACtggaaaggacttttttttttttttcagtttagtgGTCTCAGACTGGAGCACAATGATGCAACAGAATGACCCGTGAAGCTTGTTCAAAATCCCAATGCCCAGGACCCACACCGGattcactgaatcagaatctcaagtttgggaaccactgatcaTGCCATCAGTTCAAAATGGTGAGAAACCACAGCTGGAACCGACAGCAACAAACCTGAAGGAAGAATGTTCATCATGAAGTTGTGAGCTCTGAAGAAACCAGAGTTACCTTTGGACCTGACTTTATTTAGATTGCTACCTACTGGGAACAGGGAGAGAGGATTTTTCTATTGTATGTAGCTGGGTCATGTTTGTGGCAACTTTAGATGCACACAAGAGTAAAATGTCTATGTTTTGAGGTGCCTCCCCACTTTCTCTGAGGCTCTACTTCCATCCATAGCTCATGCTAAGCGGGCATGTCATATAGTTATCCCAGGCCAGATGATTGCATCCAACCCAAAGCATTGGCTGGCTAGCCACCAATCAGATTCCTTCTCTCAGAAATGTgcacttgtgggcttccctggtggcgcagtggttgagagtcagcctgccgatgcaggggacacgggttcgtgccccggtccgggaagatcccacatgccgcggagcggctgggtccgtgagccatggctgctgaacctgcgcgtccggagcctgtgctccgcaacgggagaggccacagcagtgagaggcccgcgtaccgcaaaaaaaaaaaaaaaaaaaaagaaatgtgcactTGCTATTTTTAGTaggccttgctactcaaagtgtggtctgcctACCAGCAGCATCAGGTGATCACCTAGGGTTCTCAGGACCCACATAGACCTACTGAATTAGGATCTGTGTTGTAACAAGATCCTCAGGTGATTCCAATGCAGATTAACATTTGACAAGTGCTGGCTTAAGAGGcataaacattttagaaagtCAGTAGTGGGTGCTTTAACCCTATCCAGAATTGATGGTCACTTTTGATCATACAAAGTTATGATGGATTCATAAAGCAAGCCAAGAAAGCCTATCTGCTGAGAGAAGTTAGTTATTTAGAAAGATaagaagaaagaagcagaaattAGATACACtgagagacagaggaagaagacTGGCTCCTTGAATTTTCTGTAccaagctccatgagagcaggctttctttcatttcttatcttGGATGTACAGAAGATTTCTGGTTGTATGCTTATAATAAACCTCCCTTTTTTACTTAAGCTAGCTTGAATGAGTATCTGTTTCTTGCAAGAGATGACTTGCAAAGAGATGAACTAAATCACCactaaaaggaaatataaatagatatttgGCATTATTTTGCATACCCTAGATTGTATAGATATTATTTATGAGTAGATTGCgttttcttttatgctttttaaatattaaataatgcaTAGTcattataaaaaattcaaaaatttcagAGGGAAGCAAGGTAGAGAAAAAGATCTTCCCCTAGGACCCTTATCTTCACTCCCCAGAGGTAACCAGTTAAGTGTCTTGTATAACCTTTAATCATTTTCCTACATACCTTACCTATAATGCCCCCTGATTTTTTCCCTCTTGGCATCAATAAAAGAACAGAAAGCTGATCATCTTATTATTACTATACCTAGAGGGATACATTTAATAATATCTAACATTTAACttgtaaaaaatgaatgaacagaaacCCCAAtcaaatagagttgggagaccagaagggggcgCTCTTGTGCCCTGTGGCGATAGTAGAGCCCAAAAAGAAGACAGCCTCCTTTTCTTCCCCACAAGGACTCAACCAGTGAAAAGCCACTGGACTCGTTGTTTACTAAATAGTCCTCCcaagtttccttttcctctccgtAGAAGTATTCTCCTTTCCCTGCCATACTGGGACTTGCATGTGGATCACCATAGCCGCAGACCCTgaactgcaattctctgctgatcccgaATAAACCCATcattgctggagaaatatctggcagccTATTTGTTTCAGGTTAACAAActcatgacttaaaaaaaaaagtccttctttagctttattttttaaatagttctttGAGGCAGGCAGTAAGGTAATAAGCACTATTAACTTTCATTGAGTGAACATATGGATACACTGAGGTTTAAAATCATGTCCTCAGTTTTCATTGAAATTGACTAAATAAATAGCTATGTAAGAGTTCCTAttgtatttgctttaaaataattgaagagatttTCCATTAAGTCACATGGAGGGATTTTCTTTTAGAATTCAGTCTTAGGGAAAGACCATCAACCCCAAGAAACTGGAATGCCTCAGAAACACTGAGAGAAATGACAAATCACTAAtcatgttttttacttttttcctcaaCTGCCAGGGGACTCAGAGCCAAATCAGAAGTTAACCACAACTGATTTTTCTATTTggcatatttttgttcttttccttggCTATAAGCTCCTATTTCTATATCtctatttcattgtatttttacaTTATAAGCTGCTTCAAGTATTTTCATGGAGTAAGAAAGTTTagataccaaatgtaaaatagatagctagtggcaagcagctgcattgcacagggagatcagctcggttctgtgtgaccacctagaggggtgggatagggagggtgggaggaagatgcaagaggaaggggatatgggatatatgtatacgtatagctgattcactttgttatacagcagaaactaacacaccattgtaaagcaattatactccaataaagaggttaaaaaaaagtttagataaatataaatttaaaatggggAAACCAAGGTACCAATAAAGACTTACCTAAATTCACTGAGAAATTTCTGGCAGAGCTGGAACTGGAATTGTGGTTTCCTAAATTCTAGTTCATGCCATTTACGCTGTTCCATGTGAGCTGAGTGGCAAGGTTTTTTCCCTTAACCATGGAACATtatatctgtttttaaaagtatgGCAATACtaatacactaccaaacgtaaggtagatagatagtgggaagcagccgcagagcacagggagatcagctcggtgctttgtgaccgcctggaggggtgggatggggagggtgggagggagggagatgcatgagggaagggatgtgggaacagatgtatatgtatgactgattcactttgttataaagcagaaactaataaaaaaatagaaaaataaaaaagtatggcAATactagattgggattgacatatatacactaatatgtataaaatggataactaataagaacctgatgtataaaaaaataaataaaatttaaaaatttaaaaaagtatggCAATACTGAAAATGTCACTGCTGAATGTTGTTTGAATTGAAAATGTGCTTTAGTTTTTGAAGGCCATCTAGTTCTACCTTACTTATTGTTTTCAAAGGTAGTTTCTTCCCAACTAAGGATTCATctggtgctgggtgctgggttTGGCCAGTGTGCACAACAAAAGATGAAGGTCCTATATTTCCCGCTGTACTAAATGGTCCTTCAAAAATGTAGAACACCATTTTTCTGTCAGCCTTTTTCCAAATGGATGGCAAATACCTATCTTgaataaaaacatgtaaaaaaaaaaaagacaaaacacttTGGTGGGCAGAGAGGTGAGTCATGCTTTAACAAAGAATCAATGTGAGtgctttttagttttgtttttctttgttttgaaaatgCAGTCTTTTTCTCTAGGTACTTATGAGGATTTTAAAGtctctctatttaaaaaaatactcagttTAATTTATTCTGTGATTAAATATAGCATGcctttttatttaccttttataaGCTGTTGGgaaatcttctttttaaattccagGTGAAACATAAGCAGCAGCGTGGAGGATGGCTAATGCCATCTACTTTCAAGAGTGCCCTCTGCTGGCAGTTgccttgaattttaaaaatactctgtgGGCTCCAGGATTTCATCTGTTGACCAAGTAAGTCTTTAATGCATGAGTAGAAAGAAAACAtctgctgggggaaaaaaataaaaacaaacaaagatttGTGTCTTAAGAATATAAATAAGCAGATATATACAATAGCACCAGGCATAGTTTTACATACCATTGAAAAGAACACTATGCTTTAATTGTATCAACATAAGAACATTTGTTCAGCAAAGACTTATTGAGCGATTATTCTGTGAGAGgcagtgtgtcaggcactggggtCACAAAAGTGATGCTGACATGACCCCACATCAAGGATCCCACGTCTTGTGAGGGAGTCAGACCCACTAATAGCCAATTACGTGCCATGTGTTGAGTGCAATGTGGGACCAGAGGAGGGACACCTAAATATCCTGAGGAGGGAGGAGTtaagaaaggcttcctggagcagGCTGGCAAAGGAAGACAAGGAAGGGCAAAGAAAGGGCATCTGGGTGGAGGGAAGAGTATTAGGTAAGAGAAATATGGCTTGTGTCTTCCATGATGATAAGGTCAGCACTGGCTGGCTATATAGCCTAGCACAGAATACAGGGCTTGCCATAGATGATGCTGTACAACAGCACTTCTTGACCGTTTTGGTCTCAGGATcttacattcttaaaaattattgaggaccccaaaTAGCTTCTGTTCATATGAACTTTATTGATGTTTACTGTATTGggaattaaaactgagaaattgtAAACATAGTTATTCATGTACTTAATTACATGTTACCTTAAGCTATAttctatgggggaaaaaaatcactaaatttTCCAAACACAAACGAGTGAGAAgtgtggcattgttttacatgtttgcaactctttaatgtctggcttaacagGAGCCatctggattctcatatctgcctCTACAGCCCACCTACTACAACGCCACATGTCAAGTAGCAGGTGGAAAACTCCACTCTATACTTACGGcagaaaaacagtaacaaatagcTAGTCTGGGTAGGCAGCCTATGTGAGAAGATGGAGCTCTCAATCTGAAATACCAGTGGTGAGAAAATCTGGTAGGGACATTTCTAACAAGACACAAAATGTCACCAGCTTCTCTCTCTAATGACACAAAATGCTGAGTGACAGGGCTGAACAGTACATATATGCTTACTGGAAATCATATTTACATTTTCAATGTCTGAAATTTGGGGAATATGGTGCTGATATCAGTATCTTCTAGATGTTTAAATAGGGGATCCATTGGAAAATAtgagatgttatttttttttaaatgggggattaaaaaagaatgaaaatcacaaaaaaaaaacaatattaaaacacATAGAGTACGTTTTAAATGCCCTAAAGGAGAATTGTTGGAACCATTAGTGCATCCCTTCAGCAAAATATAGCCACACACCAGAGGTTTTGTTGGAGAAGATGAAAATAACTCTAATTGAAGAGGAAAATCTAATTTACCCACACATATGTCACCATTTAGAACCAACACAAacaatttactttgaaaaaaaagttttgcaaATTCCTGATATTGAAGTGAACTAAGTATAATGAACTCAAGCGTGAAATTATTAGCTTTGCTTGTAATGACAGAGTCAATGTGAAAACTTGCTTTCAGTGGTATCAAAACTTCTTTGCCTGAACTAGTTCAAATCCAAATTCATTTGCACTGTGATCAAACCTTCCTAATATGTGTATGGAAAGTCCCCAAATTGACTCATGGCCTGCCTAACTTTTATGAATATTCTAGCCAGTCCAAGGCAGGTTTCCAGTACGAGCAGCACATACTGTATCCAGACAGGAAATGGATGTCATCAGAGAGGCCACTGAGTCACCTCTCAGTAATTGAAAGGCAGCTGGAGGACTCCAGGGGGCAGAAGATTTGGGCTGAATTGTGGCTAGGGATCTAAGATaccaagagaaagagaggggggaACCAGAAAATGAGATGAGGGGAAGTGAAAGAGGCACATTTCCAGATGGAGacattttatttacaaacatGAATCAAAACAGATTTATACTTTCCTACCTCTACAGTGGGTTTTCATCTTACAAAATAGACTGGCAACCAAAATCCTTCATAAAATCTGCCTTCCCCTTTGCAGTGAGAAATAAGCAAAAAGTCAAAGGTTAAAAGGTCATGCATAAAATATTATATCCACCAAGATATACAACAGTCTTAACTTCTTCACAAATCAATGATAAAACAGTAACTAATTTACACTTCACTATATTTTGTAGCACTTCAGGATTTTTTCGTCATATATTCATGGTCACATTTCACAAACAACAACGATATTATAAAATGACTAtccattttttcttaaaacaaaacaaagccatgacactttaaaaaaatcaatctgcagagcataaacattttttataagaacaaaaattaaaacaaaataaactgatTCCAAGCCAAAATATCTTCAGTATAAACTCTGCATGCTTCCCAGAGGAATTCTTAGCACTCAGATTTTTGGTTGGTTTAGCCTCTCTTGTATCTAGTGGTTTTTGTGTATCATGATTCCCAATTATTATACCAAGGAAAATTTCAAGGAAGACCTTCAAGAAAGGTCTGAGGTGGGATATAGTGCAAGTCACTTTCACATAtataaaagctttatttatttatttatttatttatttatttatttatggccatgctgtgcggcatgtgggatcttagttccccgaccagggatagaacccaggccacagcagtgaaaacgcTGGGTCCTaaacactgggccaccagggaattcccaataaaaGCTTTAATGAAACTTAGATGCTTCATCAGAAACAGTGCTTGACCCCTTTTTTCTTTCACCCCCTCTTTTCATCTGAGAGAGCCCTTTGCAGACCTAGAATCATTCATTGTCTGTAGTTAGTACAAGATTTGGCTCACAATTCTGGGGGGGGGGTGAAATGCCATTTTAAGGAATTCTCTGCatgtattatattttctttgctttcctaGAGGTGGGTAACCTCAAAATAAGGTCAAAACATTGGTTCCTtcaaatagcatcaaaaagaatagtaTTAAATGAGGAGGGTAGCTGTCATAGAGTAAGAACTAAAATCCCAtgtttttaggggaaaaaattgaTCATGTACCTGTCTGTGTATATGGAATaacgacctacaaaaacaaacacacacacacacacaaaacactgtTGAAGAAGAGGCCAATACAATTTTCCAGTCTGACAAAATGGTTGGAATTTATAGTTGGAAGACACCTCATAGATTAAGTAATTCAATTCTCTGATTTTAGAGGAGAGGGAAAACAGGCCCGGAGAcggtaagtgacttgcctgagtcCATTAGCATGTTAATTTGTATGAttatttttacacacacacaggctcacaGACAGATACTCACTGTTGCATTTACTTCTGTCTTGTACATAAAATGCTCCTGacttaaataataaatgaaaaataaacatgtagattttcatttgttatttcatCCTCATAAGTAGGAAATACCCATCTTTCAAATGAGCGAAAAGGCTCTACTTTCTTTCCATTGATAAATTTATTGTATCATGACTTAGCTGTGTAGCTGCTCTCTGCAGTCCCTGAAAGTAGCACAGATTGCAGCAGTACAAAGAGTGGTAGGAGGGAGGGCGAAGGTACACAAGTCAGATCAGAATTGGAGTTTCCTCCTGTGCCAAAGATGTCCCACAGGCAGTGAAGTCTTCACATGAAATTAAGCCTGGTCTATTGTAACTTTAGACCTACCTGGAAGGCGATAATGAAGGGTCTCACCCAGAAGAGTATGAAGTAGTTCCTCTGACCACAGAGAGCAGAAATGACAAATGTGTGTCTTGTCTAAGCTATTGAACTATAAACTTAGATGACTTTACTAGGTGTAGTCATAGTTTCTAATTATTGTGATTTGTATATGCAtataaacatcaaaatatttaggccttatatatagtaatattaaTAGGTATTTTACCTCTTTCCATAAAATTACATGTGGATATAAttctaaagttgttttttttaaaccctaaggtagttttttaaaaaaatcattatttttaatattcattactGACTTTATTCTGAAAAATCTTGTCTAGCTATATATATTAacattaaataacttaaaaaaataaacaatacagTACATTATATATACCAAAATAGCCCCATTTTAAAGCCATGTAAGTGAAAAAGTTGAGTTTTCAAGAATAAACTAGACCCTCTAAAGgtatttttcatgattttaatattaaatgtatCTTCTTTTCTGACTATGccaaatatatacacaccactCTTGGTAATTTACGTGAGAAGTATTCATTATGAAAACAATAGGTTGgttcatttgtctgtttttacTTGTTCTGTAAAGGAAAATTTATTCTAAATCTAAATTAATTTGCTCTCAAAAGATCTCCCCCAGGGAGGTGGCATAACCAAAAAACTTAACGATGTACAGATATCCAGTGCATGCAGCCTCATATTTTCTAATAATAGTGGTAGAAAGTAACTTTCAAGTATTATCATAATCCAACTGGACTTAGAGACAGCTATCACATAAAATTAACACTCTAAAGGAGGAAAGTCATTTGAGAAACTTGTCCTTGCTAGAAGAGCTCTGCCAAAATTCCCACAGGAAACAAAGCCATCCATCCATAAAGAACAGAGGGCACTTGGTAGCCAGCACTGACCTTGAAGTGAACACATTTAACACTGCTCTTAACTCAAAGTAAACTCTAGCAAGTTGAAGAgcccacattttctttttactcaTTGAAGGTCATCTGCAGCTGGTAGAATTTCTTCTAAAAAGAACTTCTTGACCGAGGCAAGACCCAAAGCTATTTCCAGCTCCTAGCCCTGCTTTCTGCAGCTGTGGGTGTTAGTAGTAATTTGGTTAAAACCAGAACAGAGAGACTGGCTCACTTAGAGAACCAGATTCAGATGTTTTTGCACTTATGTTActcaaaagcattttttaaaattaaattaacataAAGTCTGCAGGGAATAGAGATTCCATAACTCAAGTAACGAGGGGAAATTAGTCAACTAAAGAGTGAATGTCTTTCCAGAGCAGGTGCAGGAGATCAAGAGGGGCTCAAGCCTTTTAGAAATTTCACTCCTTTACAGGTTTTGATCCAGCCACTTGATGTAACTATTCCTAGTCCGAATTCCCACTGAGAAGTTGGTAGGCCAGCTGGTGAAAATCATGCATCCGTGGAAGCCATCCTCAAAGTGATCAAGGGTCACCTCCACACCTGCGCTCTCCAAACGCTTTGCATACATGATTCCATCGTCTCTTAGGACATCATGCTCACAGGTTAGAATATAGGTCTTTGGGAGTTGCTGCAGGACTTCCTGGTCTGCGATGAGTGGGGCTGAGCGGGCATCCAGCAGCTGAGGGATCTCCTGGACGATCCTGGTATTGCCGGTGGTCTGCATGACAGGCTTGTAGTTCTTTGTGATGGATGCGGGCAAGAGGGATGTCCAGTTTAGATGGGCCCTGAGGGCAGCAGCCTCTTCCACATCAAGTGAAGTGTGATTGTTAACTATCATTGCCTGGACAAAGTCATAATTGCCGTTTAAGTAGTCTACCCAGTACTTCACCATGACGTAACGGGGCAGGATGGGGGTGTTCACATTTTGCTGATAAGAGGGTGTGTTAAAATCTAAAGCTTGAAGAACTGGATAAATTAAAGCTTGCACTTTGAGCTTGTTTTTTAGGTTGGCATCTTGATTAAACTGGAGAAGAAAAAGCgaacacattatttcattttgagtGGCTTCTTTTACAGAAACCATACCTTTTAAAGTAGCCCAGTGCTTTACCTTGACTCAGTCAAAGGGGTGTAAGTGTTACATTTCTACCAGGCATGGTATTAAGGAATGTAGTTTAAAAACTAAATACTTCCCCATCGCCACAACTACCACCACCCTTCAAGCTGCTGGATATTTACTGAGAAAGGTGTGATGTTTGCAACTCATAGTTCTGAGTGAACACTTCAAAGGTACATGATCTCTTAGGTCCTTAAACCCCCATCAACACTTTACTTGTATCTATCCTTTGGCATAATACTCACCTGGCTGGGTATTATAGATGGATAATGGGTGAATCTTATTTAGTTTTGTATTCCCTGAAAGGCCCCAAAAGACAAAGGCTTACTAGGGAGAAAAAACTAGTCTGACTCTTCCAGAGTAGATGGGTAGGAAAAGCTAAATGAACAGGTGATGGGACTCCAAAGTGTTTTAGTAGGACCTCAGGGTATCTCCTCTCATGAGCCACTAGTCCGCATGGCTGGTGAGAGGGTGAGAATTTAAATCGTGCTGGCAGTGCACCCTCCATTCTACACAATGAGCATGTGCCTGAGAGTGCACTTGAGATGGAATGTGAATGAATCACCCCACCCCGCAGAACTCCATTCCCC is part of the Mesoplodon densirostris isolate mMesDen1 chromosome 5, mMesDen1 primary haplotype, whole genome shotgun sequence genome and encodes:
- the NCEH1 gene encoding neutral cholesterol ester hydrolase 1, yielding MRSSCVLLTALVALAAYYIYIPLPSSVSDPWKLMLLDATFRSAQQVSNLIHYLGLSHHLLALNFIIISFGKKSAWSSAQVKVTDTDFDGVEVRVFEGSAKPEEPLKRSVVYIHGGGWALASAKIRYYDELCKAMAEELNAVIVSIEYRLVPKVYFPEQIHDVIRATKYFLQPEVLHKYSVDPGRIGVSGDSAGGNLAAALGQQFNQDANLKNKLKVQALIYPVLQALDFNTPSYQQNVNTPILPRYVMVKYWVDYLNGNYDFVQAMIVNNHTSLDVEEAAALRAHLNWTSLLPASITKNYKPVMQTTGNTRIVQEIPQLLDARSAPLIADQEVLQQLPKTYILTCEHDVLRDDGIMYAKRLESAGVEVTLDHFEDGFHGCMIFTSWPTNFSVGIRTRNSYIKWLDQNL